A window of Auraticoccus monumenti contains these coding sequences:
- a CDS encoding YdcF family protein, whose protein sequence is MVEGLWWLLLALPVGWVAVRRTRAEPRRLSNGFWLLAAALLALNALVGLGLPGSGVISLVVGGALVLSPLLVLVLAVLLVANGVQMVRKEGRSLGNLLSLMAGLALLVLLASPVLVITTDMSPPVVAGVLIVLLAAAYLGFVLVGFLGYSWLYPRLVRRHPAAWVVVLGSGLSGGERVTPLLAGRIRVGVQQTAARGAGVLVMSGGRGRDEALPEAEAMAAWALAEGGLVRGSGPLLLTETTSTTTEENLRHTAEMLSGLPAGELAHPGAAPTGTVVNPPASVERDGPSSLAPGLVVSSDYHVLRAAILARQLGIPAQAVGAPTARYFLPSAVLREYVAVLAERPWLHVVLGLLVALPLPALVLLTGQG, encoded by the coding sequence GTGGTGGAAGGACTCTGGTGGCTGCTGCTGGCGCTCCCCGTCGGCTGGGTGGCCGTCCGCCGTACGCGCGCCGAACCACGGCGCCTGTCGAACGGGTTCTGGCTGCTGGCCGCTGCCCTCCTGGCTCTGAACGCCCTGGTCGGGCTCGGGCTGCCCGGCAGCGGAGTGATCTCGCTCGTGGTCGGCGGGGCCCTGGTGCTCTCCCCGCTGCTGGTCCTGGTGCTGGCCGTCCTGCTGGTGGCCAACGGCGTCCAGATGGTGCGCAAGGAGGGCCGCTCGCTCGGCAACCTGCTGTCCCTGATGGCCGGGCTCGCCCTGCTGGTCCTGCTCGCCTCGCCGGTGCTGGTCATCACCACGGACATGAGTCCGCCGGTGGTGGCCGGGGTGCTGATCGTGCTTCTCGCCGCGGCCTACCTCGGGTTCGTGCTCGTCGGGTTCCTCGGCTACTCCTGGCTCTACCCACGGTTGGTCCGTAGACATCCAGCCGCGTGGGTCGTCGTGCTGGGGTCGGGGCTCTCCGGCGGCGAACGGGTGACCCCGCTGCTGGCCGGACGGATCCGTGTCGGTGTGCAGCAGACCGCAGCCCGTGGTGCCGGCGTGCTGGTCATGTCGGGTGGTCGCGGTCGGGACGAGGCCCTGCCCGAGGCGGAGGCGATGGCGGCGTGGGCGCTCGCCGAAGGGGGACTCGTCCGCGGTAGCGGGCCGCTGCTGCTGACCGAGACCACCTCCACCACCACGGAGGAGAACCTGCGCCACACCGCCGAGATGCTCAGCGGTCTCCCTGCCGGCGAGCTGGCTCATCCTGGCGCCGCTCCTACCGGCACGGTGGTCAACCCACCGGCCTCCGTCGAGCGTGACGGACCGTCATCGTTGGCCCCGGGTCTGGTGGTGAGCAGCGACTACCACGTGCTCCGGGCGGCGATCCTGGCCCGGCAGCTCGGGATCCCCGCCCAGGCGGTGGGCGCACCGACCGCGCGCTACTTCCTGCCCAGCGCGGTGCTGCGCGAGTACGTCGCCGTGCTGGCTGAGCGCCCGTGGCTGCACGTCGTGCTCGGCCTGCTGGTCGCTCTCCCGCTCCCCGCCCTGGTGCTGCTCACCGGGCAGGGCTGA